Genomic window (Chloroflexota bacterium):
ATGAGGCCATCGCGGATGCTACCGATCACGATCTTGCCAGGAAGGTCTTGCACGATATCGCGAATGAGGAGCGCGTGCATGTCGGCGAGTTCCAAAAGTTGCTGAACCTGCTGTTGCCGGATGAGGAGGGATATCTGGCAGAGGGTGCCGCCGAGGTAGAGGAGATGATGGAGGAAGACTCGGCGGAAGCGTCTTCGGGCTCGTCCGACGAGGGCTCGCTCACCGTGGGAGACCTGAAGGAGTGATCGTTACAGCGGGTTGTGCAGGATCATAGAACCTAAGGAGGATGCCATGTCGCACCATTTCCTTCATCGCGAGGATGCGCCTTTCGGCGATGAAGTCTGGCAGAAGATCGATGAGACCGTCACGGAGGCGGCCAAGAGTCAGCTATGCGCCCGGCGGTTGCTGCACATAGAGGGTCCCTACGGGCTCGGGTTGAAGACCCTGCCCTCGCGAGATGCTCCCGTTGAGAAGGCGGACGTGGAAGGCGTGAGCCTGGAGGCGAGCAGCGGAACCCCGGTAACGGTCATTCGCGGGGAGTTCGCTTTGGGGACCAGGGACATTGCCGCGTTCGAGCAGACCGGGGTACCCCTGGATCTGAGCTCGGTTGCGGAGGCGGCCATCGCTTGCGCCAGACAGGAAGACGCATTGCTCTTCAACGGGTCGGCATCCCTGGGCGTGAGCGGGTTGCTGAACGCAGAGGGGACCCTGTCTACTCGGCTCAAGTCGTGGGATGAGGTCGGCACCGCTGTCGAGGACATTATCGCCGCCGTCATGAAGCTGGATGAGGCCGGCTTTCACGGCCCCTATGCGCTGGCCCTTTCGCCAGGGCGCTATAACTTGCTGTTCAGGCGGTACCCGCAGGGCAACCAAACGGAGATCGAGCATCTACGTATGCTGGTGACCGACGGGATCGTCAAAGCCCCGGCCATCCCGTCTGGCGGTGTGCTGCTGGCGACGGGACGCCAATACGCCAGCATCGTGATCGGGCAGGACCTCATCGCCGGGTTCATAGGGCCGGCGGGCGGTCGTTACGAGTTCACGCTGTTCGAGAGCGTTGCCCTTCGCCTGCTACAGCCTCAGGCGGTGTGCGTGCTTCGGTAGGTGGGTCGCCCGCCTGGCTGCAACCCGGAAGGGAGCGAGGCATCTGTGGAAACCTGGCTGGCCAGGTTCACTACCCTCAGCGCGTGGAGGACAGAACCCGACTTATGGGTTCTGTCCTCGTTCATCCTCTACCTGTTTGGCGCGCAGATCGCCGTTCGCACGGCGATGTTTCCCCCGCAGCACGATTCCTCTCACGGCGCGCGAGCGCTGGTTTGGTGGGCCATACGCCTGGCATATCTGATCGGCATCCCGTATGCGGCGCTGTTGGTCGGTGCCCTGTCGCCTAAGCGAATGGGGCTGAGCGGGTTGGATTGGGTGCGCACGTTGGGGATGGGGATGCCGTTGGCTATGGCGGCCTGGCTGGCGATCCTCATCGGCTGGCGCCGGGGGACAGGAGCACGAAATCGCGTTCCCCCATCGGGTTCTCACCATCGCCTGCCCGCCGGATGGCCCTCGGCCATCGTGGAGGCCGCAGCACAGCAATGGCACTGGGCCTTTTACCGCAGCGCCGCCATCCGATGGTGGGGGCTTTATTGGGGAACGTGGGCGGGTGTCCTCCTCCTTCTCATCGAGTGGTGTGGTCACCCGTTCACCTGGCAGGCGCTGCGCCATCCTGGCCGGATTGGGCCCATCCTCCTGCGCTTGCTGGTGGCCGTGGTCACGGCCTCCCTCTACCTGGTGGTGCCCAACTGGTGGCTCGGGTGGGGGTTCCATGCGCTTGTCCTGTTGGGCACTGGGGTTCATACCTCTCCTGCCCCGGGACCCCAGATGCTCGGGGCCGAGGGCGTGAAAGGCGGATGAGGACCGTGTTCCTTGGGATCCCTCACGGCGCCTGCCGGATCTGCAAGGGCAGGTAGAGTCGGAAGGCGACGGCCTTACCGTGGCTGACGAAGATATCCCCCGCGCCCGTCTTATCCGGGCTGCTCCACACCGCCCATGCCTCGCCGTTTGTGCCGACCACCAGGGTCGGTTGATTGATGCCGTTGGAGTCCTGCCAGACCGTTTCCGGTGGGCTCCACTGGTCATCGAACCAGCGCATCTGAAGCGTGCCGTTGCTCACCCACGCCTGGGCCAGACGGTCTCCCACGGCCAGCGTAGGCTCGCTTAGATCGATCCCCGTCTGAGCCATGGTGGAGGGTTTTCCCCATCCTGTGGTGAGACGGGAGGCGGTCCAGACCTGCCAGCGCCCGCTGACCTTCTCCTGCCAGGTTGCCCATGGCGTGCCTTTGGGATCCAGGACCAGCGAGCCCCGTGTGGAATCCGCGTTCGGTGTGTTGGACACATACTCCGGCCATGTCCACTCGCTTCCCGTCCACCAGCAGTAGAAAACCTCCAACGGATCATCGAAGCTGTATGGTCCCACCCAGAGCACATGAGGGCGCCCCGTCGCGTCCGTTACAACCTGGGGACCGGTCCCAAAGGCATCTGCGATGGGGCCGCTCTCCCAGACCAGACCGTCCGTGGACTCGGCGTAGAAGATCATGGGATCTGTGAGCGCGTTGTCTACCCAGACCACGTGGCGGCGACTGTTCCCGGAGATGGCGATGCTGGGCGTGGCCGAGGCGGCCGTGGTGCGAGAGACGTTGATGGCTGAGGACCACCCTTTGGTCGCATCCCAGGAGCGATATAGGATCTCCGCGTTGCCGCCGAAGACGGCCACGTAGACCAGATGGAGCTTGTTGCCGTCAGCCGCCACGGCAGGCTCCGATCCGGTGCCGATGGCAGATGCGGTCGACCAGCCCGAGTCCGTTTGATATCGATGGTAGAGTTGATCGCCCTCCTCCCAGATGACGTGAAGGCGCCCGTTCACCAGCGCTGCAGCCGGGCTGGTGGAGTCAGCGGTGGATTGGGAGATGTTCTCGGGCTGCGACCAGCCCAGCGGCGTCTCTGCTGTGGGCTGTGCCTGGGCGATCCCGGGATACATTAGAACCACGATCATCAACCCGCTGATCACAAAGCCAAGTGTTCGCCATAAGACACGCATTTTCCATAACACCTCACACGATATGTTGAATAGGCTGTGAACGCGTCGGGAGGCGGGACGCACGGAGCGTGCCCGCCTCCCACGAGTCCTCAGTGGGGGAGAGGCTTAGCGGCTCCGGACGTAGATCTCTTCCGCCTCTACCTGAGAGGTTGAGAGTACACGTCCTTCCACTTTCGCCATCCTCCCCACAGCCGGCGTGCCCTCGATCTCGGTCTCATCCGTCACCATCACCGGGACGCCGCCGACGTTCCACAGGCCGATCACCCCGTCCTCAGGGAGGCTCAGGATCAGCCCCGCGAACTGCACCGTGGGCGGCTCGGGGGTATCGGTCGGCTCCGGAGTGGCGGTCGGTTGTGGCGTCTCGGTGGGCTCAGGAGTCTCCGTCGGTTCCGGAGTCTCTACTGGCCCAGGGGTCTCCGTGGGCTCAGGAGTCTCGGTCGGCTCCGGAGTCTCGCCCGGCCCAGGGGTCTCGGTGGGCTCGGGGGTCTCGGTAGGTTCCGGAGTCTCCGTGGGCTCTGGCGTCTCTGTCGGCATCGGAGTTCCCGTCGGCGCAGGCGTCGGCGTCTCGCCAGGCTCGGCGGACTCCGCCTGCACCTTCACGGCGACCAGGACGTCCCCCTGCTGGGTCGCGTAGATCTCGACCTCGACGCCCACCGCCGGCGTGCCTTCGATGGTGGCCGTGGGCGGGACCTGCACGGAGATGCCGCCGACCACCCACTGCTCACCGTCCATGCTGTAGATGGTGCCCTCGAGCTTCACCACGGTGGGATCGCCCACGCGGGCCAGGACCTTGATGTGTCGGGCGTGCAGCTCCCAGCCGCCCTCGACGGGAACGGACACCGCCTTCACGGCCACGCGGGCCCCGATCTCAGCCGAGCCTTCGTCGGTGTCGATCCGGGTGAACGTATCCACCATGACCCGGATGCCCGAGATGAGCCAGCTCTCATCGCCCATCTCCTGGATGATCCCGGAGAACTTCACCCGATTCTCATCGGGGACCTCCGTGGGTCTGGGCGTTACCGTGGGCTCTGGGGTCGTTGTCGGTTGGGGCGTCGGCGCCTCATCGGACTCCGAGATCTCGACCTTCACCGCGACCAGGGTGTCCCCCTGGAGCGTGGCGATGACCTCTACCCGATCGCCCACGCCCGGCGCATCCGCCGGCGTATCCTCGATGGTGGCCGTGGGCGGGACCTGCACGGGGATGCCGCCGACCACCCACTGCTCGCCGTCCATGCTGTAGATGGTGCCCTCGATCCCCACCACGGTAGGATCGCCCACGCGAGCCAGGACCTTAATGTGTCGGGCGTGCAGCTCCCAGCCGCCCTCAACGGGGACCACCCGAGCGTGGACGACCACGCGCACGCCCACCTCCGCCGGGCCGCTGCGGGTGTCGATCCGGGTGGAGTCGTCCACCAGGACGGTGACGCTGGAGATCACCCATGTGCCGTCCGCCTGGCTCTGGATGATGCCGGAGAACTCCACATCATCCTCATCGGGCTCAGGCCGGGGCGGCTTGACCACGATGCGCGTGGCCACCAGCGTTCCGTCGTCTCGCACGACCGCGTGTACCTCCGCAACGGCGCCGACTTGCGGCTCGCCGACGATGATCGTCTCATTGGTGACGACGACCGCCCGGCCGCTGATCACCCATGAGCCCTCTCCGATGGACTCGATGACCCCCTCGAACTCGATCTGCGCGGGGCGATCCGCGGTATCTTTCACCTCGATCTTGGTCGCCACAAGCTGTCCGTCACGGTATACGGCGTGGACCTCCGCCAGATCTCCCACGTCGGGGGTTCCCTCGATCACCGTCTCGTTGGTCACGAGGACCGGGACGCGGCCGATGATCCAGACGTCGCCGTTCATGGCTCGAATGATCCCGCGGAACTCGATCTCCTGAGGCGGTGGCGCCTTGTGGCGCACCCGGATGGCCTCGGCCAGCAGGTAGTCCGCGTTCTCACGCTCTCGGGCGATCACCTGGACGTAGTCCCCGCGGGCCGCCGGGCCGTTCACGATGCGCGTGTCCGCCGTGACCTCCACTTGTACTGGCCCGCGCCGCGTCTGGATCGTCCAGACGCCCAGGCCGCCATCGGGCAATTCCTGTACGATTCCGGCAAACCTCACCCGGCGCTCCGCCGGTGGTTCTGTAGAGTCCGCCTGGGCACTGCCTACGATCCCGATCAACAGGACAATGATCAGGCTCATGATAAGTGTTGCTTTGAAACGTCGACGAGTCTTCATAGTAACCCACCCTCCTTACATCCTTGATGTTCT
Coding sequences:
- a CDS encoding Rubrerythrin; the protein is MPEFLNPFTGMAPGRKLTRSELARTLRLAIAAEEEAVHLYEAIADATDHDLARKVLHDIANEERVHVGEFQKLLNLLLPDEEGYLAEGAAEVEEMMEEDSAEASSGSSDEGSLTVGDLKE
- a CDS encoding bacteriocin family protein, with the translated sequence MSHHFLHREDAPFGDEVWQKIDETVTEAAKSQLCARRLLHIEGPYGLGLKTLPSRDAPVEKADVEGVSLEASSGTPVTVIRGEFALGTRDIAAFEQTGVPLDLSSVAEAAIACARQEDALLFNGSASLGVSGLLNAEGTLSTRLKSWDEVGTAVEDIIAAVMKLDEAGFHGPYALALSPGRYNLLFRRYPQGNQTEIEHLRMLVTDGIVKAPAIPSGGVLLATGRQYASIVIGQDLIAGFIGPAGGRYEFTLFESVALRLLQPQAVCVLR